From Paenibacillus physcomitrellae, the proteins below share one genomic window:
- the infC gene encoding translation initiation factor IF-3, producing the protein MIKNEKIKASEVRLTGLNGEELGIMPASEALALAKKHKVDLVCDSLMSSPPPCRLVGAGKAREERDQAKKKAGPAKSKEIRLTPEIEDHDYDTKKRQAEKLLLAGSTVLLTVKLSGKQGDQAKALLQRLQTDLKSAGRPRTGIQLSGRQAQVELESLT; encoded by the coding sequence ATGATTAAAAACGAGAAAATCAAGGCGTCGGAGGTCCGGCTTACCGGCTTGAACGGCGAAGAATTAGGAATCATGCCGGCCTCGGAGGCGCTGGCTCTGGCCAAGAAACACAAAGTCGACTTGGTGTGCGACTCCCTGATGAGCAGTCCGCCGCCCTGCCGGCTCGTTGGAGCAGGCAAAGCCCGTGAAGAACGAGATCAAGCGAAGAAAAAAGCCGGCCCGGCCAAAAGCAAGGAAATTCGCCTAACGCCGGAAATCGAAGACCATGATTATGATACCAAGAAACGTCAGGCTGAGAAGCTGCTGCTTGCTGGCAGCACGGTGCTTCTGACGGTGAAGCTTTCCGGCAAGCAGGGCGACCAGGCAAAAGCGCTGCTGCAGCGGCTGCAAACGGACTTGAAATCTGCCGGCCGTCCCCGTACCGGAATTCAACTAAGCGGGAGGCAGGCGCAGGTAGAACTAGAATCTCTTACATAA
- a CDS encoding methyl-accepting chemotaxis protein, with product MITRLIGLAAVCFIVIIAGIVLVSYNEQKNLYYSQLKTNLTLIQKPLEDQASTLEQSILRLGDNTNPDLTQVWFKSTQEMMDMFSGTGIIVNTYLLQPKEKEQQSEGTTSRKVLFGNQALYKSGITSMTPYVLQDEYKKAIHTAESTGEGMTSVYTDDLGKWISVMAPIKNESGKEIAVLAIDFDYDGILKQLNKSLMTAITIGIGAGLIGIAILAAVIYLMLRPLSQLSRLTRKVAEGDLTETLTIRRKDEIGTLAAHFSAMIVNIRDIIGKITLSSEEVSQTADVLKMGSEHTAQAAQSISDSISEVAAGSERQKRSTEESGRGMEEMSIGIQRIAESASAAAESSSSALRIAEQGGEKVEHNLEQMKAIQSAVGEASDTIGKLGELSDQIGGITTLIADIAKQTNLLALNAAIEAARAGEHGRGFSVVADSIRKLAEQSRDSSAQIYDLVQVIRTETHLAMQTMDKGSSEVEQMSGIVSSVHEAFADIVHAVEDVTKQIMEVSASSQQISAGSEEITASIMELAEISQQTSDFTQNVAAAAEEQQASMEEISHSVQSMSEMAQELRQTVEKFKV from the coding sequence ATGATCACACGTTTAATTGGTTTGGCTGCTGTTTGTTTTATTGTCATTATCGCGGGTATTGTCCTGGTATCCTATAATGAACAGAAAAATTTGTACTACAGCCAATTGAAAACTAATTTAACGCTTATCCAGAAACCGTTAGAGGATCAGGCTTCGACGCTGGAACAATCCATACTGAGACTCGGGGATAATACGAATCCGGATCTGACGCAGGTCTGGTTTAAGTCAACCCAGGAAATGATGGATATGTTCAGCGGTACGGGTATTATTGTGAATACCTATTTGCTTCAGCCGAAAGAAAAGGAGCAGCAGTCCGAGGGTACAACAAGCCGAAAAGTGCTGTTCGGCAATCAGGCCTTATACAAGTCAGGCATCACCTCGATGACGCCATATGTTCTCCAAGATGAATATAAGAAAGCTATCCATACGGCGGAATCGACCGGAGAAGGCATGACTTCGGTTTATACGGATGATCTTGGAAAATGGATTAGTGTCATGGCTCCGATCAAGAACGAAAGCGGTAAAGAAATCGCGGTGTTAGCCATTGATTTTGATTATGACGGTATCCTGAAGCAGTTGAATAAAAGCTTGATGACAGCCATCACAATCGGCATCGGGGCCGGGCTGATCGGCATTGCGATCCTTGCAGCGGTCATCTATCTGATGCTGCGCCCGCTTAGTCAGCTTTCGCGCCTCACAAGAAAGGTAGCCGAAGGCGATCTGACCGAGACCCTTACCATCAGACGGAAGGATGAGATCGGCACGCTTGCTGCGCACTTCAGTGCGATGATCGTAAATATCCGGGACATCATTGGCAAAATCACTTTGTCTTCTGAGGAAGTCTCCCAAACGGCTGATGTTCTAAAAATGGGTTCCGAACATACGGCCCAGGCCGCCCAATCGATATCCGATTCGATTTCCGAGGTCGCGGCCGGTTCTGAACGCCAGAAACGGAGTACGGAAGAGAGCGGACGTGGTATGGAGGAAATGTCGATTGGCATCCAGCGGATCGCCGAGTCGGCCTCCGCAGCGGCGGAGTCTTCAAGCAGTGCGCTCCGGATTGCGGAGCAGGGCGGGGAGAAGGTCGAGCATAATCTGGAGCAGATGAAGGCGATCCAATCGGCAGTAGGCGAAGCATCAGACACGATCGGGAAGCTCGGGGAGCTTTCCGACCAGATCGGCGGCATCACGACTCTGATTGCGGATATTGCCAAGCAGACCAATCTGCTGGCGCTGAATGCGGCGATTGAAGCCGCTCGGGCCGGGGAGCATGGACGCGGATTCTCGGTCGTAGCCGATTCGATCCGCAAGCTGGCTGAGCAGTCCCGCGATTCCAGCGCCCAGATTTATGACCTGGTGCAGGTCATTCGCACGGAGACTCATCTGGCGATGCAGACGATGGACAAGGGTTCGTCCGAAGTTGAGCAAATGTCAGGTATTGTGAGCAGTGTCCATGAGGCGTTTGCAGATATCGTTCATGCGGTGGAGGATGTTACGAAGCAGATTATGGAGGTTTCCGCTTCCTCCCAGCAGATATCGGCGGGTTCGGAAGAAATCACGGCTTCTATTATGGAGCTTGCGGAAATTTCCCAGCAAACCTCCGACTTTACACAAAATGTGGCTGCAGCCGCCGAGGAACAGCAGGCCTCTATGGAGGAGATTTCCCATTCGGTGCAGTCCATGAGTGAAATGGCGCAGGAGCTGCGTCAGACGGTAGAGAAATTTAAGGTTTAG
- a CDS encoding spore germination protein: protein MSWFKNKNNDGKHEPDRDQEQKRQQDHELVQELIQELVQELAQEQDQGLGQEQIFDLDQDLDGNRVQGRSEVRVQAQGQAQGEDQRPEQLRNREEQWTDQQPDKGEDDLNRKWGRSQDHKEELSREFDGQNRGQEEVSDPGNHTNQPQTEGTDPSQTESTDPSQTEGADPSQSEGIDPSQSIGGGDDEDEGQGESEDQKGEDDKSLGRGEDKGRGKAKSGGQDQSQGLDDQQEKEQKQNQSESESEGQSEDRNQDQEENQGEDQNRNQGENQGEAPDQDKDSEQNKDPDENQTSGEDQSREGSQNGPKDQDPNNKNGQNDPIDQNSQNNQDNQDEQYSASASKSDSGEGSGRSNSDSSDSSSSKKKSKNSGSSGEQEGEPPLGSDLQTNLTRLKKSLENCSDIIYRPFKLYSSGKDGVLIYLDGMCDSQQVEEAVLRPLMEGPDGGNGRTGRSSRSGPSDQSAQLDSSNRSHSSNYTPGSSEDQPSGDQKRTDLPEQYLVTALHTSRENKFKQILQNIMKGETAVLMDGESEVLIIDLIKMEQRSINEPTSEKVVRGPRDGFTESLRTNTSLIRRRIVSSRLKAEALSIGTFTRTNVAIMYIDGIAKESLIEEVKGRVKDIDVDGLLYSQDIEEYIEDSVFSPFPQVQNTERPDVAAASLLEGKVVIIVDNSPIVLIAPMTYWAGLQAADDYTERPMYASLVRWLRYIFVHISLLLPSLYVALTTFHPEVIPTPLLISIASAREGVPFPAMIEALLMEIIFEGLREAGIRLPQQVGPAVSIAGALVIGQAVVDAGIVSSPMVIIVSLTGIASFAFPMYNIGASFRMLRFPLLLISGFIGFYGVMLFLILMTVHLVSLKPFGIPYMAPASPLESSNLRDILIRAPKWKMNKRMGTLSGQNRRRSPQK from the coding sequence GTGTCATGGTTCAAGAACAAGAATAACGACGGAAAGCATGAACCTGATCGGGATCAAGAGCAAAAACGGCAGCAGGATCATGAACTGGTACAAGAATTGATTCAGGAATTGGTTCAAGAGCTGGCTCAAGAGCAGGATCAAGGTCTGGGGCAGGAACAGATCTTTGATCTGGATCAGGATCTGGATGGGAATCGGGTTCAAGGCCGAAGTGAAGTGAGAGTTCAAGCCCAAGGCCAAGCTCAAGGCGAAGACCAACGTCCGGAACAGCTGAGGAACCGGGAGGAACAGTGGACGGATCAACAGCCGGATAAGGGAGAAGACGACCTTAACCGGAAGTGGGGGCGGTCTCAGGACCATAAAGAAGAACTGAGCCGGGAGTTTGATGGACAAAACCGGGGGCAGGAGGAGGTTTCAGATCCGGGCAACCACACGAATCAACCTCAAACGGAAGGCACTGATCCAAGCCAAACGGAAAGCACTGATCCAAGCCAAACGGAAGGCGCTGATCCAAGTCAAAGCGAAGGAATTGATCCAAGCCAAAGCATAGGCGGCGGGGATGACGAAGACGAAGGCCAGGGAGAAAGCGAGGACCAGAAGGGAGAAGACGACAAAAGCCTAGGCAGGGGAGAAGACAAGGGTCGAGGCAAAGCGAAAAGCGGGGGCCAAGACCAAAGCCAGGGATTGGACGATCAGCAAGAGAAAGAGCAGAAACAGAACCAGAGTGAAAGCGAGAGCGAGGGCCAGAGCGAGGATCGAAACCAAGACCAAGAAGAGAACCAGGGTGAGGATCAAAACAGAAACCAAGGTGAGAACCAGGGCGAGGCCCCCGACCAAGACAAAGACTCAGAGCAAAACAAGGACCCAGACGAGAATCAGACTTCTGGTGAAGATCAAAGCCGTGAGGGCAGTCAGAACGGCCCGAAGGACCAGGACCCGAACAACAAAAATGGCCAGAATGACCCGATTGACCAAAACAGCCAAAATAACCAGGACAATCAGGACGAGCAGTATTCCGCTTCGGCTTCCAAATCGGATAGCGGAGAAGGTTCAGGCCGGTCCAACTCGGATTCCAGCGATTCCAGTTCCAGTAAGAAGAAGAGCAAGAACAGCGGCTCGTCCGGTGAACAGGAGGGTGAACCTCCACTGGGGTCCGACCTTCAGACTAATTTGACTCGGTTGAAGAAAAGTCTGGAGAACTGCTCGGACATCATTTACCGTCCTTTTAAGCTTTATTCTTCCGGTAAGGATGGCGTTTTGATTTATCTGGACGGTATGTGTGATTCCCAGCAGGTCGAGGAAGCCGTACTAAGACCGCTTATGGAAGGGCCTGACGGGGGAAACGGACGGACTGGCCGATCCAGCCGTTCTGGGCCGTCCGACCAGTCGGCTCAATTGGATTCGTCCAATCGCTCCCATTCATCGAATTATACGCCCGGTTCATCCGAAGATCAGCCGTCCGGAGATCAGAAGAGAACCGATCTGCCGGAGCAGTATCTGGTGACGGCCCTGCATACCTCACGTGAGAATAAGTTCAAACAAATTCTTCAGAACATTATGAAAGGCGAAACCGCTGTTCTGATGGACGGAGAATCAGAGGTGCTGATCATTGATTTGATCAAAATGGAGCAAAGATCGATCAACGAACCTACTTCGGAGAAGGTGGTCCGCGGGCCGCGTGACGGGTTCACCGAGTCCCTGCGCACCAATACTTCATTAATCCGGCGGCGGATCGTCAGTTCCCGTTTGAAAGCGGAGGCGCTTTCGATTGGCACGTTTACCCGTACAAACGTAGCGATTATGTACATTGATGGCATTGCCAAGGAGTCGCTCATCGAGGAAGTTAAAGGCCGTGTCAAGGATATTGATGTGGATGGGCTGCTTTATTCTCAGGATATTGAGGAATACATTGAAGACAGTGTCTTTTCTCCTTTTCCGCAAGTACAAAATACGGAAAGGCCGGATGTCGCCGCTGCGAGTCTGCTTGAGGGCAAAGTCGTCATTATCGTGGACAATTCCCCGATTGTACTCATTGCCCCGATGACTTATTGGGCGGGTTTGCAGGCGGCGGACGATTATACCGAAAGGCCGATGTATGCCTCATTAGTGCGATGGCTGCGTTATATATTTGTTCATATTTCTTTGCTGCTCCCCTCGCTATACGTGGCACTCACGACCTTTCACCCGGAGGTTATTCCTACTCCGCTGCTAATCAGTATCGCTTCTGCCCGTGAAGGCGTGCCTTTTCCGGCAATGATTGAAGCGCTGCTGATGGAGATTATTTTCGAGGGGCTTCGGGAAGCGGGCATCCGCCTGCCGCAGCAGGTCGGACCTGCCGTGAGTATCGCGGGAGCACTCGTAATCGGCCAAGCCGTCGTCGATGCAGGGATTGTCTCCAGTCCGATGGTCATTATTGTGTCGCTGACGGGGATTGCCTCGTTTGCGTTCCCGATGTATAACATCGGGGCCTCGTTCCGTATGCTGAGGTTTCCGCTGCTGCTGATCTCCGGTTTTATCGGATTTTACGGCGTTATGCTGTTCCTCATTCTGATGACGGTACATTTGGTATCCCTTAAGCCGTTTGGGATTCCGTATATGGCTCCGGCTTCACCGCTCGAGTCCTCTAATTTACGGGATATCCTGATCCGCGCGCCGAAGTGGAAGATGAACAAACGAATGGGCACTTTGTCCGGTCAGAACAGGAGACGTTCGCCTCAGAAGTAA
- a CDS encoding Ger(x)C family spore germination protein, which yields MWRKIALVLMCMLPLTGCWDRLELNDRAILLGWGMDLLEDGRYLATANIVLPMAAKAQEGSGGSPGFLTESAIGKDITDAGQNMQKKLSRVTFSGHRRNIFIGENLAKHGIGHLMDEYTRSPNVRPRSNIFIVKNGTAQEAMALFYRLETNPSIAVQKIQEKLGAPISRSLLDFFIQINKNKSGVMPTIEVVNPEREVPKKTENDSPPQPTLEMDGIAIMDENIKLVGYLEPDDFWVRLWVADELKKRDITKTIDGKENTVSMRLSNLRSKVTPIFQDGSVSFKIRLTARGEIVENNTAMNVAEDQVILKLEQTFQKRLEADVLQVIKKVQTQYGTDVFDFGDTIRMFHPYKWKKLEPDWEQTFKQAPVDVQLQLDITGTGLYEQSVLPKRSRDTE from the coding sequence ATGTGGAGAAAAATAGCGCTTGTCCTGATGTGCATGCTCCCGCTCACAGGATGCTGGGACCGTCTTGAGTTGAATGACCGAGCCATCCTCCTCGGATGGGGCATGGACCTGCTTGAAGACGGGCGTTATTTGGCTACGGCTAACATTGTCCTTCCTATGGCTGCCAAAGCTCAGGAAGGGAGCGGGGGAAGCCCCGGGTTCCTCACGGAGAGCGCCATCGGCAAGGATATTACCGACGCCGGTCAAAATATGCAGAAGAAGCTGTCGCGCGTCACCTTCTCCGGGCATCGCCGGAATATTTTTATTGGAGAGAACCTGGCGAAACATGGGATCGGGCATTTGATGGACGAGTATACGAGAAGTCCAAACGTTAGACCCCGGAGCAATATATTTATTGTTAAGAACGGTACCGCCCAGGAGGCAATGGCTCTGTTTTACAGGCTAGAGACGAATCCGTCGATTGCCGTACAGAAGATCCAGGAGAAGCTTGGGGCGCCGATCAGCCGGTCGCTGTTGGATTTTTTTATCCAGATTAACAAAAATAAATCCGGAGTAATGCCCACAATCGAGGTCGTGAACCCGGAACGGGAGGTCCCCAAAAAAACCGAAAACGATAGTCCGCCGCAGCCTACGTTGGAAATGGACGGGATTGCGATTATGGATGAGAACATCAAGCTGGTGGGGTATCTGGAACCTGATGATTTCTGGGTCAGGCTGTGGGTAGCCGATGAATTGAAGAAAAGAGACATTACCAAAACGATTGACGGTAAAGAAAATACGGTCAGTATGCGTTTAAGCAATCTCCGCTCCAAAGTTACTCCTATCTTTCAGGATGGTTCGGTTTCCTTTAAGATCCGGCTTACGGCCCGAGGAGAAATTGTGGAGAACAATACGGCTATGAATGTCGCGGAAGATCAGGTCATTCTCAAGCTGGAGCAAACCTTTCAGAAACGGCTTGAGGCCGATGTTCTTCAGGTGATCAAAAAGGTTCAAACCCAATACGGAACAGATGTGTTTGATTTCGGGGATACAATCCGGATGTTCCATCCTTATAAGTGGAAGAAACTCGAGCCGGACTGGGAGCAAACCTTTAAACAGGCACCGGTAGACGTGCAATTACAGCTGGATATTACGGGGACGGGACTTTACGAGCAGTCCGTGCTTCCTAAAAGGAGCAGAGATACTGAATGA
- a CDS encoding GerAB/ArcD/ProY family transporter, with protein sequence MKISNQQLFWMILMLNVGINLLIAINLVIRSGHQDAWLSSMISGLIGLGTAYLGAKVSLRHPNQTLVKFSTVILGKWLGKLIVIPYIAQWYLVIPLIMRDQYHFVHTNVLFMTPAWMVIGSMLLVILYTVLQGGVEVIARCTQLWAPILIVIMILTFALTLNNLDWRALFPVYGLTGITSIMAGSLVPASLLGESANIMMLIAFVDKPDKSTKRAAMSGLLMSAFFIMMGILWVLMTFGWHIASKLKYPFFDMVKLVYLMEFIQNMDIFVMAVWLVSIFVKMSVYLFIAGYGTAQWVGKEKKWKYFVMVPFLTTLVLSFFLIRSNFSNEVILNRLWIALFLPLNGYVIPLLLWIVSAIRFRSGKSGEQTDKGQSQSGNGQGNKDQPDQQGKDQQQDKDQQQGNGRQNKDQQDKDQQKRDGKSQAPVGADHDDQQAVSQQDQDKQQPQGGSQAGSQQQAANEQQSPEPKQQQTSNEQQQAARGRQTNDQQQAENGENQQNSGSQRQNSNPGSS encoded by the coding sequence ATGAAGATCAGCAACCAACAGCTCTTTTGGATGATCCTGATGCTGAACGTAGGGATTAATCTTCTGATTGCCATAAATCTTGTCATTCGGAGCGGTCATCAGGATGCCTGGCTTTCTTCCATGATCTCAGGTCTGATCGGCCTCGGTACGGCTTATCTCGGGGCGAAGGTTTCTTTGAGGCATCCCAATCAGACATTGGTCAAGTTTAGCACGGTGATATTAGGTAAATGGCTGGGGAAACTGATCGTTATTCCGTATATAGCTCAGTGGTACCTCGTAATTCCGCTGATTATGCGCGATCAATATCATTTTGTGCACACTAATGTTTTGTTCATGACACCGGCATGGATGGTCATAGGTTCCATGCTTCTGGTAATTTTATATACCGTCTTGCAAGGTGGAGTTGAAGTTATTGCGCGCTGTACGCAGCTTTGGGCTCCGATTCTGATTGTGATCATGATCCTCACCTTTGCCCTTACCCTGAACAATTTGGACTGGAGAGCCTTGTTTCCGGTTTACGGCTTGACGGGGATCACTTCGATCATGGCTGGTTCTTTGGTTCCAGCCTCTTTGTTAGGGGAATCGGCGAACATCATGATGCTGATTGCTTTTGTAGATAAGCCGGATAAGTCTACCAAACGCGCGGCTATGTCAGGTCTTCTTATGTCGGCTTTCTTTATCATGATGGGGATTTTGTGGGTACTGATGACTTTTGGCTGGCATATTGCTTCCAAGCTTAAATATCCTTTTTTTGATATGGTAAAACTTGTGTACCTGATGGAATTCATCCAGAACATGGATATTTTTGTTATGGCCGTTTGGCTGGTCAGTATTTTTGTGAAAATGTCGGTCTATTTGTTTATTGCCGGTTATGGAACAGCTCAGTGGGTAGGGAAAGAGAAGAAGTGGAAATACTTTGTCATGGTTCCATTTTTGACGACTCTCGTCCTTAGTTTCTTTCTGATCAGGAGCAACTTCTCGAATGAGGTTATTCTAAACCGGCTGTGGATAGCTCTATTTCTGCCGCTTAACGGATATGTAATTCCGCTGCTGCTTTGGATAGTATCGGCCATCCGGTTCCGGTCAGGGAAATCAGGCGAGCAGACGGACAAGGGACAGTCACAGTCAGGTAACGGGCAGGGGAATAAGGATCAGCCGGATCAGCAGGGCAAAGATCAGCAGCAGGACAAAGATCAGCAGCAGGGCAATGGTCGGCAGAACAAGGATCAGCAAGATAAGGATCAACAGAAGAGAGACGGTAAGAGCCAAGCCCCAGTTGGTGCTGATCATGATGATCAGCAAGCCGTAAGTCAGCAAGATCAGGATAAGCAGCAACCGCAAGGCGGGAGTCAGGCGGGAAGCCAGCAGCAAGCTGCAAATGAACAGCAGTCTCCTGAACCTAAGCAGCAGCAAACGAGTAACGAGCAGCAACAGGCCGCCCGCGGGCGGCAAACCAATGATCAGCAGCAGGCTGAAAATGGGGAGAACCAGCAAAACAGCGGTTCACAGCGCCAGAACTCCAATCCAGGGAGTAGCTGA
- the pyk gene encoding pyruvate kinase, whose protein sequence is MQKTKIICTLGPACDEPDVLKQMIQAGMTVGRLNMAHGELEDHARRIAGVRRAAEELKTFIPLMMDIKGPEIRIGKLKEASVMLEPGASITLTTEKIQGDAERVSVNYPDMPKVVKPGDRVLINDGLIELHIVKVDGTEMLAKVISGGPLKPTKGVNLPGVRTTLPGVTERDVRHIHFGLEQGIEMIAASFVRRGDDIREIRKILLEHDAGHIQIISKIENGEGIENLDDIIEASDGIMVARGDLGVEVPVEDVPMLQKEMIEKCNFAGKPVIVATHMLESMQVNPRPTRAEVGDVFNAVMQGADVVMLSGESAAGKYPVKAVQTMATVAKKAESVLNYQEQFNRKRMQHPSDITEVISQSAVNASLELKAEAIIVSTESGFTARMVSKYRPEAPIIAVTPQRHVLPQICLLSGVIPVLGDKVATTDDMFESAIRNAMATGYIHKGDTIVLSAGLPIMQAGTTNLVKVQKI, encoded by the coding sequence GTGCAGAAGACGAAAATCATATGTACACTTGGCCCCGCTTGCGACGAACCGGATGTATTGAAGCAGATGATCCAGGCCGGCATGACAGTCGGGCGTCTGAATATGGCGCATGGCGAACTGGAGGATCACGCCAGAAGAATTGCAGGTGTACGCCGGGCAGCGGAGGAGCTAAAGACGTTTATCCCGCTGATGATGGATATTAAAGGCCCGGAAATCCGGATCGGCAAGCTGAAGGAGGCTTCGGTCATGCTGGAGCCGGGGGCTTCGATTACGTTGACCACGGAAAAGATACAAGGGGATGCCGAGCGGGTTTCCGTTAATTATCCGGATATGCCGAAGGTTGTAAAGCCAGGCGACCGGGTGCTTATTAATGACGGACTGATCGAGCTGCATATCGTCAAGGTAGACGGAACGGAAATGCTGGCCAAGGTGATCAGCGGCGGACCTCTGAAGCCAACGAAAGGGGTTAACCTTCCAGGCGTAAGAACGACACTGCCAGGCGTTACCGAGCGAGATGTTCGGCATATCCATTTTGGATTGGAGCAGGGCATTGAGATGATTGCGGCTTCCTTCGTCCGCCGGGGAGATGATATCCGCGAAATTCGTAAAATTCTGCTCGAGCACGATGCAGGCCATATTCAGATCATCTCTAAAATTGAAAATGGAGAAGGCATCGAAAATCTCGATGACATTATTGAGGCCTCAGACGGTATCATGGTGGCCCGCGGTGATTTGGGTGTTGAAGTTCCGGTAGAGGATGTCCCGATGCTGCAGAAGGAAATGATTGAGAAATGCAATTTTGCCGGCAAGCCGGTCATTGTGGCTACGCATATGCTGGAGTCGATGCAGGTAAATCCGCGTCCGACGCGGGCCGAAGTCGGCGATGTGTTCAACGCTGTCATGCAGGGTGCCGATGTGGTAATGTTGTCCGGCGAATCGGCGGCGGGCAAATATCCTGTGAAGGCCGTGCAGACGATGGCGACCGTTGCCAAGAAAGCGGAGAGCGTCCTGAACTATCAGGAACAATTCAATCGAAAAAGAATGCAGCATCCTTCCGATATCACCGAGGTCATCAGCCAAAGCGCTGTTAACGCCTCTCTTGAGCTGAAGGCTGAAGCGATTATTGTGTCGACCGAGAGCGGCTTTACGGCCCGGATGGTCTCCAAATACCGGCCGGAGGCGCCGATTATTGCCGTTACGCCTCAGCGGCACGTGCTGCCGCAAATTTGCCTTCTTTCCGGCGTCATTCCGGTTCTGGGCGACAAAGTGGCGACTACGGATGACATGTTTGAATCAGCGATCCGCAATGCGATGGCTACCGGATATATTCATAAAGGAGATACGATCGTCCTTTCGGCAGGGCTGCCTATCATGCAGGCCGGCACAACCAATCTGGTGAAGGTGCAGAAGATTTAA
- a CDS encoding DUF4023 family protein gives MDSTHEFVEKVRQHQKNQERNKKRGQGTPNAVLPTKRHGTNK, from the coding sequence ATGGACAGCACGCATGAGTTTGTGGAGAAAGTGCGGCAGCACCAGAAGAATCAGGAACGGAACAAAAAGAGGGGCCAAGGCACTCCTAATGCCGTACTGCCGACCAAACGGCACGGGACTAACAAATAG